The following are encoded together in the Phenylobacterium sp. NIBR 498073 genome:
- a CDS encoding TIGR00645 family protein, with product MPNTPSRKPKPAAERVLEAGLFHSRWLMAPFYVGLVGALMALLVVFFNEAVHELSGLLTMTPNQAIMMVLKLIDLSLAGNLLLIVIFSGYENFVSKIDTADDEDRPSWMGTVDFSGLKMKLIASIVAISAIALLKAFMELSEGKDLSDRSLMWLVVIHVTFVISGVLLALMDWLAAKVDKH from the coding sequence ATGCCGAACACCCCTAGCCGCAAGCCCAAACCCGCCGCCGAACGCGTGCTGGAAGCTGGACTGTTTCATTCGCGCTGGCTGATGGCCCCCTTCTATGTGGGCCTGGTCGGCGCGCTGATGGCGTTGCTGGTCGTCTTCTTCAACGAGGCGGTGCACGAGCTGTCGGGCCTGCTGACCATGACGCCGAACCAGGCGATCATGATGGTGCTGAAGCTCATCGACCTGTCGCTGGCCGGCAACCTGCTGCTGATCGTGATCTTCTCGGGCTACGAGAACTTCGTCTCCAAGATCGACACCGCCGACGACGAGGACCGGCCGAGCTGGATGGGCACGGTCGACTTCTCGGGCCTAAAGATGAAGCTGATCGCCTCGATCGTCGCGATCTCGGCGATCGCGCTGCTCAAGGCGTTCATGGAGCTGTCGGAAGGCAAGGATCTGTCGGACCGCAGCCTGATGTGGCTGGTGGTCATCCACGTGACCTTCGTGATCTCGGGCGTGCTGCTGGCGCTGATGGACTGGCTGGCGGCCAAGGTCGACAAGCACTGA
- a CDS encoding alpha/beta fold hydrolase: MRPVSDTKWIQCQTPAGDLLVFAGRPELRDRHKSVVVLIHDVLSTPGSMAPWFARLEPEAEVMLATLPGHGTAPPLSAHGWDDLVNGMGQSLRTVLPGRRVLVAGLGLGGLLALALNARGYAAVAFDPFFSTAGRWPLEVVLERRAAQGELPVPEFLFEALGWRDGAIVQNRSYGGLLDRLKAPALVVCGDVPLVPPRDLAMAPSLMDEADHALAAAYPNLRMQIAAGCGHDVLSQATDFCRDIILDELARA, from the coding sequence ATGCGGCCGGTCAGCGACACCAAGTGGATCCAATGCCAGACGCCGGCCGGCGACCTGCTGGTCTTCGCCGGCCGGCCCGAGCTTCGCGACCGCCACAAGTCGGTGGTGGTGCTGATCCACGACGTGCTCTCGACGCCGGGCTCGATGGCCCCCTGGTTCGCCCGCCTGGAGCCGGAGGCGGAGGTCATGCTGGCCACGCTGCCCGGCCACGGGACGGCGCCGCCGCTCTCGGCCCACGGCTGGGACGATCTCGTCAATGGAATGGGCCAGAGCCTGCGCACCGTGCTGCCCGGGCGGCGGGTGCTGGTGGCCGGGCTCGGTCTTGGCGGGCTGCTGGCCCTGGCGCTCAACGCCCGCGGCTACGCCGCCGTGGCGTTCGATCCGTTTTTCTCGACCGCCGGGCGCTGGCCGCTGGAGGTGGTGCTCGAACGCCGCGCCGCCCAGGGCGAGCTGCCCGTACCGGAGTTCCTGTTCGAAGCGCTCGGCTGGCGTGACGGGGCCATCGTCCAGAACCGCAGCTATGGCGGCCTGCTCGACCGGCTGAAGGCGCCGGCCCTGGTGGTTTGCGGCGACGTGCCGCTGGTTCCGCCCCGGGACCTGGCCATGGCCCCGTCGCTGATGGACGAGGCCGACCACGCCCTGGCGGCCGCCTATCCGAACCTGCGCATGCAGATCGCCGCAGGCTGCGGCCACGACGTGCTCAGCCAGGCGACCGACTTCTGCCGCGACATCATCCTCGACGAGCTGGCCCGCGCCTGA